From a single Crateriforma spongiae genomic region:
- a CDS encoding permease, whose protein sequence is MNSPILNAVFGGLLRMTEALMASAPTLLVGLAVAAILRFYLGADGTRRLFGGNSLRALPQSWAVGMLLPVCSIGVLPILIEMRRAKLKAGALSAFALAAPLFNPLSLLYGVTLSRPYVILMFAVGSLLVVTLVGMLWDRYSAAREGEDASVVLESEKDPTDIGVRRLFAVIGYMCRQLVGPVGVWTLVAALGVGLLACFLPWGALQHSINRDDWWAPARMAGVAIPAYATPMLAMSQLGMMFQHANSPGAAFILLVIGAGVNLGTIGWLARHFGTRSVAVWFTCLMVIVVGIAYALNRPLIPPGVTPSDHTHAFDIYTNPIHFLDSNVGAFAREKLAEKFGPVEQICLAIFAAMALAGASLRLMDRTKGDTTESVSAGSESVDTPPESTMLGYDRIVSSQVVGGTMIIGLIVISVVMCYSFYPAPDECMEEIRLIRAEAMSAALSGDTEHAKFWVPHWDQWSRRAEVGAFLRRGTITPYQRMQGFLLRKKLDLFEHELEHEHDDPFEIRGFVDDVMATDTRWRTAYRKPYGSSDEEVSVNEVVIPSDQDL, encoded by the coding sequence ATGAACAGCCCGATTTTGAACGCGGTCTTCGGCGGTCTGTTGCGAATGACCGAAGCGTTGATGGCATCTGCACCAACGCTGTTGGTCGGCTTGGCGGTCGCCGCCATCCTGCGGTTTTACTTGGGAGCCGACGGAACGCGACGCCTATTCGGTGGCAACAGCTTGCGTGCACTGCCCCAGTCATGGGCGGTGGGAATGTTGTTGCCGGTGTGCAGCATCGGCGTCCTGCCGATCTTGATCGAAATGCGTCGTGCGAAATTGAAAGCCGGGGCGCTGTCCGCTTTTGCATTGGCCGCGCCCTTGTTCAATCCCCTGTCATTGCTTTACGGCGTCACGCTGTCGCGGCCCTATGTGATCTTGATGTTCGCGGTCGGTTCGCTGTTGGTCGTGACGTTGGTGGGGATGCTTTGGGATCGCTATTCGGCCGCTCGCGAAGGTGAGGATGCCTCGGTGGTCCTGGAGAGTGAAAAAGATCCTACGGACATCGGTGTGCGTCGCTTGTTTGCGGTGATCGGTTACATGTGCCGGCAACTGGTCGGTCCGGTCGGCGTCTGGACATTGGTGGCGGCGTTGGGCGTCGGGCTACTGGCCTGTTTTCTGCCGTGGGGAGCGTTGCAGCATTCCATCAATCGCGACGACTGGTGGGCACCCGCGCGAATGGCCGGTGTTGCGATTCCTGCCTATGCGACGCCGATGTTGGCGATGAGCCAGCTTGGGATGATGTTCCAGCACGCGAATTCTCCCGGCGCCGCATTCATTTTGTTGGTGATCGGTGCCGGGGTGAATCTTGGCACCATCGGATGGTTGGCTCGACATTTTGGCACCCGAAGTGTTGCCGTTTGGTTCACCTGTTTGATGGTCATCGTGGTGGGCATTGCCTATGCACTGAACCGGCCGCTGATCCCGCCGGGGGTCACACCATCGGACCACACGCATGCGTTTGATATCTATACGAATCCGATTCACTTTTTGGATTCGAACGTCGGCGCTTTCGCACGCGAAAAGCTTGCCGAGAAGTTTGGGCCGGTGGAGCAAATCTGCTTGGCGATTTTCGCGGCCATGGCGTTGGCTGGAGCTTCCCTGCGTTTAATGGATCGGACCAAAGGCGATACGACGGAATCGGTTTCGGCCGGTTCGGAATCCGTCGATACGCCGCCCGAGTCAACGATGCTGGGTTACGACCGCATTGTCAGTTCGCAAGTCGTTGGCGGCACCATGATCATTGGATTGATCGTTATCAGTGTGGTGATGTGTTACAGCTTCTATCCTGCCCCGGATGAGTGCATGGAAGAAATTCGGCTGATCCGAGCCGAAGCGATGTCTGCTGCATTGAGCGGCGACACCGAGCATGCGAAGTTTTGGGTGCCGCATTGGGACCAGTGGTCACGTCGTGCGGAGGTCGGCGCGTTTTTGCGTCGTGGCACGATCACGCCCTATCAACGGATGCAGGGATTCTTGTTACGCAAGAAGCTGGATTTGTTCGAACACGAATTGGAACACGAGCACGACGACCCGTTTGAGATCCGTGGCTTCGTCGACGATGTGATGGCAACCGATACACGTTGGCGGACTGCGTATCGCAAACCCTATGGATCCAGCGATGAAGAAGTTTCCGTCAATGAGGTGGTCATCCCAAGCGATCAGGACCTGTAA
- a CDS encoding carbon-nitrogen hydrolase family protein codes for MPSIRIALANVQPARHADHALEIVLETMVAAATGGASIVCFPECFLPGYRTEPSVSRPSETWLDQAWAVVDDKAADLQIGVILGTERVAEDGRMITARVTNPDGTCAGFQDKVQLDPSEEAVYTKGRNRKIFHCGPLLFGIVICHEGWRYPETVRWAARHGAHVVFHPHFEIVESTDYLPSRFADPANSFHEKAALCRAAENTCYFATVNCALRGATTTSAVVDPDGVLMTHQPYGKSGVLFAGIHTEKATGLLAKRFRSIDIDDQDATLKRR; via the coding sequence ATGCCATCGATTCGCATCGCCCTTGCCAACGTGCAGCCCGCCCGCCACGCTGACCATGCTTTGGAAATCGTATTGGAGACGATGGTGGCCGCGGCGACGGGAGGTGCATCCATCGTTTGTTTTCCCGAGTGCTTCTTGCCGGGGTATCGAACCGAGCCATCTGTGAGCCGGCCGAGTGAAACATGGCTGGATCAAGCTTGGGCCGTGGTGGATGACAAAGCAGCCGACCTTCAGATTGGCGTCATCCTGGGAACCGAACGCGTCGCAGAAGACGGACGCATGATCACGGCACGGGTCACAAATCCCGACGGAACTTGTGCGGGCTTTCAAGACAAGGTTCAACTGGATCCTTCGGAGGAAGCCGTCTATACCAAAGGACGCAACCGCAAGATTTTCCATTGCGGGCCACTGTTGTTTGGCATCGTGATTTGCCACGAGGGTTGGCGTTATCCGGAAACGGTTCGCTGGGCCGCACGCCATGGCGCACACGTGGTGTTCCACCCACACTTCGAAATCGTGGAATCCACGGATTATCTGCCGTCAAGATTTGCCGATCCGGCGAACAGCTTTCACGAGAAGGCAGCCCTGTGTCGTGCCGCGGAAAACACCTGTTACTTTGCAACCGTCAACTGCGCTTTGCGGGGTGCAACAACGACGTCGGCGGTGGTGGATCCCGACGGTGTTCTGATGACGCACCAACCTTACGGGAAATCGGGAGTCCTTTTCGCCGGTATCCACACCGAGAAGGCCACAGGGCTGTTGGCCAAACGCTTTCGATCGATTGACATCGACGATCAAGACGCAACGTTGAAACGGCGATAG
- a CDS encoding DUF1206 domain-containing protein, with translation MSISTPAKHSASSNQTNASDFSWHGFKTRSMPEVPSWVETFGRFGHVAKGVVYFIIGLLAFQLAIGAGGEISGSRDAIREIGQQPFGQFLLGLMAIGLIGFTAWRWVQAVKDTEGAGTEAKGIVKRIGYAVSGLAYLLLGCYAGSLALGFGSSSGSSSNGAASGLLDSPWGRVVLGIAGAVTIGVAIYFVYKAYKAKFMTKYRIAEMSDTARELALKAGRFGLSTRGVAFAIIGGFILVSAIRGTADGQVAGISDALAAIAAQSYGKLLIGVTGFGLMSYAVHLFLMARYRRFNVAS, from the coding sequence ATGTCGATCTCTACGCCTGCGAAACACTCTGCGTCGTCCAATCAAACCAACGCTTCTGATTTTTCTTGGCACGGATTCAAAACGCGTTCCATGCCCGAAGTCCCGTCTTGGGTCGAAACCTTCGGGAGATTTGGTCATGTGGCCAAGGGCGTTGTTTACTTCATCATTGGGCTCCTGGCGTTTCAACTGGCGATCGGTGCCGGAGGTGAAATATCCGGCTCGCGTGACGCCATTCGGGAAATTGGCCAGCAACCGTTTGGACAGTTCTTACTTGGACTGATGGCGATCGGGTTGATCGGTTTCACCGCATGGCGATGGGTGCAAGCGGTCAAGGATACCGAAGGCGCCGGGACCGAGGCCAAGGGGATCGTGAAGCGAATCGGGTATGCGGTCAGCGGCTTGGCCTATTTGTTGCTCGGCTGTTACGCCGGTTCGCTGGCTCTCGGATTCGGCAGTTCTTCCGGGTCTAGCAGCAATGGTGCTGCCAGCGGCCTGCTTGATTCACCCTGGGGGCGCGTCGTGCTGGGAATTGCCGGCGCGGTCACGATCGGCGTGGCCATCTACTTTGTTTATAAAGCGTACAAAGCAAAATTCATGACGAAGTACCGCATCGCCGAAATGAGCGACACCGCACGTGAACTCGCGTTAAAGGCGGGGCGATTTGGTTTGTCGACCCGTGGCGTCGCGTTTGCGATCATCGGAGGCTTTATTCTGGTTTCGGCAATCCGCGGCACTGCTGACGGACAGGTCGCTGGGATCAGCGATGCCTTGGCCGCGATCGCCGCTCAATCCTACGGTAAGTTGTTGATCGGCGTGACTGGATTCGGGCTGATGAGCTACGCCGTGCACCTGTTCTTGATGGCACGCTATCGCCGTTTCAACGTTGCGTCTTGA